The Bacteroidia bacterium genome segment CTGCTCCTCAATACTTCGATCGCTAATTATGAAGTGAGAACCGTGTTTAACATTGACATCACACATGCTAATTATCTGATGTGCCCCTAGATGAGATCTTTTAGTTGCAACTTCGGAACCTACTGCATCAACAAATCCAACTTGTGAAATATAGGAGTTACACCACTCAAAAACGCGTATCCATTGTGCTTGAGATGCAATTGCACTAACTAAAGCTTCTACTCCACCGTTCATATGGGCGTTAACACCAATTGGTATTTTTACATTTGAACGAACTTCATGGGCGGCGACCGCTAATGAGGCAACTGTTTCAAGAGGAATTTTTCCAGTTTTTGCATATGGGTAGTCCCAAATATTCTCAACTTGTATTCCATCTACCCCAGCATCCTCCAATATTTTTGCCTCTTCAATTGCTATTTTGAGAATTTCTTTCATACCTAAATCTTTTTGGTTATACAAAGGAGAACCAGGTAGAGGTCTTAAATGAACCATGCCAATTACTGGTTTAGGGTTTTCAAAAATAGTTTCTAACGGTTTAGATAATTGCATTGTCCTTTCCTTTTTAATTTAAAAATCAACTCCAGCTACTAATACAATGTAAGCGTATGGACTTCTCTCTCCAGTTCGGACAAAAGCTTTTACTTGCTCCCCTTCTAAAGCACCTGTTAACCACAAATCTTTAACA includes the following:
- a CDS encoding BtpA/SgcQ family protein; the encoded protein is MQLSKPLETIFENPKPVIGMVHLRPLPGSPLYNQKDLGMKEILKIAIEEAKILEDAGVDGIQVENIWDYPYAKTGKIPLETVASLAVAAHEVRSNVKIPIGVNAHMNGGVEALVSAIASQAQWIRVFEWCNSYISQVGFVDAVGSEVATKRSHLGAHQIISMCDVNVKHGSHFIISDRSIEEQARDIEQQGGDVLIVTGFETGTPPTAEKVELVKKEVTLPVILGSGVNTNNVQSLLRVSDGAIVGSWFKKDNQWKNRVDFERTRTFMKEVELLRSNLK